From Rhodovibrio salinarum DSM 9154:
CGCTGATCCAGGAGGCCGAGGCGGACGCGCGGGTGATGGCGGTGACCGCGGCAATGCCGGGAGGCACCGGGCTGGACAAGTTCGCCCAGAAGTTCCCGGACCGGATGTTCGACGTCGGCATCGCCGAGCAGCACGCGGTGACCTTCTGCGCCGGGCTGGCGTGCGAGGGCATGAAGCCGTTCGCGGCGATCTACTCGACCTTTCTGCAGCGCGCCTACGACCAGGTGGTGCACGACGTGGCGATCCAGAACCTGCCGGTGCGCTTCGCGATCGACCGGGCGGGCATGGTCGGCGCCGACGGCGTCACCCACCAGGGCAGCTACGACGTCACCTATCTGGGCACGCTGCCGAACTTCACGCTGATGGCCGCGGGTGACGAGGCGGAGCTGATGCACATGGTCGCCACGGCGGCGGCTTATGATGACGGCCCGATCGCGGTGCGCTATCCGCGCGGCGAGGGGCTGGGCGTTGAGATGCCGACGCGCGGCGAGTTGCTGGAGATCGGCAAGGGCCGGATCGTGCGCGAGGGCAGCAAGGTGGCGATCCTGTCCTACGGTGGCCGGCTGGGCGAGGCCTATCGGGCGGCGGACGAGCTGGCGGCGCGCGGGCTGTCGACGACGGTGGCGGACGCGCGGTTCGCCAAGCCGCTGGACCGCGATCTGGTGCGGCGTCTGGCCAAGGAGCACGAGGTGCTGCTGACGGTCGAGGAGGGCGCGATCGGCGGCTTCGCGACGCAGGTGCTGACGCTCCTGGCGGAGGAGGGGCTGCTCGACCACGGCCTGAAGATCCGGCCGATGACCCTGCCGGATCGCTTCATCGACCACGACAAGCCGGAGCAGCAGTACGAGGCCGCCGGGCTCAACGCCCGCCACATGGTCGCCCGGGCGCTGGAGGCGCTGGGCTATGAGAGTGTGGACACGGGATCCTTGCGGGCCTGAAGCGGTCGGCAATTGCTGTGCGAAGGCACGTCGGCGCGGCGCTTGTGTGCCGGGTCGGCATGACGTCGCGATTAGTGAAAATGAGCGCCTTATCTCTTCGAGCTCATCCCGCGTTCCCTATCCTGAGAGCAGTGCGGGATGGGCGCATCGAAGCACGTTTGACCGGGTGTCCCCCCGGCTCCTTGCCATGACCGCCGCCAAGAAACGCCGGGTCGATCAACTGCTCGTCGAGCGTGGGTTGGCTGACAGCCGGGCGCGGGCGCAGGCGTTGGTGATGGCGGGGCAGGTGGTCTCCGATACCAAGCGGATCGACAAGCCAGGCACCGCGCTGCCGGCCGACGCGCCGCTGGCGGTCAAGGGACAGGATCACCCCTGGGTCTCGCGTGGTGGGCTGAAGCTGGCCCCTTTGGTGGCGTGCGGCGAGATCGATCCCACAGACGCGGTCGCGCTCGACGTCGGTGCCTCTACGGGGGGCTTTACCGACGTGCTGCTGCAGCACGGGGCGGCACGTGTCTACGCGGTCGACGTCGGCCACGGACAGCTCGCCTGGAAACTGCGTCAGGATGAGCGCGTGGTTGTGCTGGAGCGCACCAACGCCCGTTATCTGACCGCCGAGCAGGTACCGGAAGCGGTCGACCTGGTGGTCTGCGATGCCTCATTTATCGGGCTGGAGGTCGTGTTGCCGGCCGCGCTCGGGCGCGCCCGTCCGGGGGCCAGGTTGGCCGCGCTGATCAAACCGCAGTTCGAGGTCGGCAAGGATCGTGTCGGGCGCGGTGGCGTGGTCCGCGATCCCGCTCTGCACCAGGAGGTCTGTCAGCGCATCCGTACCTGGTTGAGCGAGACGATGGGCTGGACCGTGTTGAGCCTGCGCGAGAGCCCGGTGCAGGGGCCGGAAGGGAACACGGAGTTCCTGATCGTGGCGGAGAAGCCGGAGGAATGATCGGTTAGACGGTCGGAGACGTCCTTCGACACGGCCCGTTGGATGTGTCGAAGGACGCCTGATGGCTAATTGGCCAGCGCCCGACCGCGTTGTTCGCCCGCTGTCTAGCGCACGTCTTCTATCTTCACCGGACTCTCCAGCCGCTGTTCGGCTTGGCGACCTTCTAGCACGGCAACCAGGTCCACGAGCGGCTTGAGGCTACTGGCGATCTGGCCGAGCGCTTCGGCGGCCGGGCTCTCGACCCGCCCGCGTAGAGCGCCCTCGATCAGCTGGCGCAGCGGATCGGGGCGCTGCGGGCGGTTGACCACGCGCACCGGCTGGTCCGCGGGAATCTCAGCCAATTCCTTGGCGCCGGCGATCGCGGCCTTGAGCCCGCCCAACTGGTCGACCAAGCCCCGGTCGTGCGCGTCCGCGCCGGACCAAATCTGCCCTTGGGCAACCTGTTCGACCTGCTCGGGAGAAAGATCGCGGCCCGAGCCGACCTTCTGCTTGAAGTCGGCGTAGGTCTGATCGAGGAAGCTCTGTAGCTTCTGCCACTGCGCCTCCGTAAAGTCGTGCTGGGAGCTCCAGAAGTCGGCGTTCTGGCCGGCCTGAACGCCGTCGAAGTTGATCCCCAGGTTCCTAAACAGACCGCTGGTGACGAACTTGCCGGAGCCGACCCCGATCGAACCGGTAATCGTGCCCGGTTGGGCATAGATCCGGTCCGCCGGCGCAGCGACGAAATAGCCGCCGGAGGCCGCGATATTGGCCATCGAAACCACGACCGGCGTCCCCATGTCCCGCGCCTGGCGGACCGCGTGCCAGATGGTATCGGAGGCGACGTAGCTGCCGCCCGGGCTGTCGACCCGGAGCACGATCGCGTCGATCTTGTCGTCGCGCGCAGCCTCCAGCAGGGCGGGGGCGATCGTGTCGCTGCCCATTTGGACGCCGCCGAACAGCCCGTTGCCCTGACTGGAGCCGAGCGTGACCGCGCCTTCTCCGGTCACGACGGCGATCTGCGGGGTATCGTTCGGCAGGTCTTCCTGGCGTTGCATCTGTGCGCCGTAAGCCAGCAGTCCGACCATCGCCTTCAGGTCGTCGGCTTGTGCCCCGGCCGCCTGGCGCAGCGCGCGGCTCATCTGATCCTGATAGCCCAGTTCATCGACCAGGCCCGCTTCCAGCGCCCGTTCGGCGGAGAACTGGCCTTCGGCAACCAGTTGGCGCACCTGCTGCGGGTCGAGTCCGCGGCCTTCGGCGATGCCGGCGACCACTTGGTCCATCCAGGAGTTCAGCAACTGCTGCTGATTCTCGCGTTGGGGCTCGGGGATCTGCATCTCGACAAAGCGATCCTTGATCCCCTTGTACTCCCGTCGTTGGTCCAGGCGCGGCTCGACATCGAGGCTCCGCAGCATCTGGCCGAAGTAAGGGCTCTCCAATAGGAAACCGGAGACATCGATGTCGCCCGACGGCTGCAGCCACACCTGGTCGAAGGCGCTGGCGAGGTAGCTTTGCAGCGTGCCGCCGCCCATGCCGCCACCGCTCAGCGTTTCGGCGAACGCCCAGGCAGGCTTGCCACTGGCGCGGAAGTCTTCCAGGGCGGTGCGCAGCTCCTGCGCGTGGCCCATGGAAAGGGCTCCACGGCCGACCCGTACGGCGAGGGCTTTGACCCGATCGTCGCCGGCGGCGCGCTCCAACGCGCCGATGGCCTGGTGGATTGGCACGCCGCCATCGGTTGCGCCGGCCAGCGGATTGCTCGGCATGCGCTCGATAACCCCATTGGTGAGGTCGAGAACAAGCACGGTCTGCTCCGGAACCGACGTCTCGGCGGTGCGCCAGTCGCGCACCTCCTGCCAGCCGTAGCCGAGCAGCAAGC
This genomic window contains:
- a CDS encoding TlyA family RNA methyltransferase — protein: MTAAKKRRVDQLLVERGLADSRARAQALVMAGQVVSDTKRIDKPGTALPADAPLAVKGQDHPWVSRGGLKLAPLVACGEIDPTDAVALDVGASTGGFTDVLLQHGAARVYAVDVGHGQLAWKLRQDERVVVLERTNARYLTAEQVPEAVDLVVCDASFIGLEVVLPAALGRARPGARLAALIKPQFEVGKDRVGRGGVVRDPALHQEVCQRIRTWLSETMGWTVLSLRESPVQGPEGNTEFLIVAEKPEE
- the sppA gene encoding signal peptide peptidase SppA — protein: MRLILFIGKCLVGLLASIGLLVVACGLLLGYGWQEVRDWRTAETSVPEQTVLVLDLTNGVIERMPSNPLAGATDGGVPIHQAIGALERAAGDDRVKALAVRVGRGALSMGHAQELRTALEDFRASGKPAWAFAETLSGGGMGGGTLQSYLASAFDQVWLQPSGDIDVSGFLLESPYFGQMLRSLDVEPRLDQRREYKGIKDRFVEMQIPEPQRENQQQLLNSWMDQVVAGIAEGRGLDPQQVRQLVAEGQFSAERALEAGLVDELGYQDQMSRALRQAAGAQADDLKAMVGLLAYGAQMQRQEDLPNDTPQIAVVTGEGAVTLGSSQGNGLFGGVQMGSDTIAPALLEAARDDKIDAIVLRVDSPGGSYVASDTIWHAVRQARDMGTPVVVSMANIAASGGYFVAAPADRIYAQPGTITGSIGVGSGKFVTSGLFRNLGINFDGVQAGQNADFWSSQHDFTEAQWQKLQSFLDQTYADFKQKVGSGRDLSPEQVEQVAQGQIWSGADAHDRGLVDQLGGLKAAIAGAKELAEIPADQPVRVVNRPQRPDPLRQLIEGALRGRVESPAAEALGQIASSLKPLVDLVAVLEGRQAEQRLESPVKIEDVR